Proteins from a single region of Crassaminicella profunda:
- a CDS encoding DUF4860 domain-containing protein, producing MKRNGFTLIEILIVLLIMAILGTIILSLVKTSQNLYQNIYKDADAEMEARIALSYVMVKIRQNDVKDGIEVDDKNNKIIIKESKIDKTKNDYEIYFELDTAPAKGGYLKEKQGGKVQDIAKIQSFTISESKKEETDTSRGVSINKIKERMITATVTYKDKFENIKTLTENYTIRCIN from the coding sequence ATGAAAAGAAATGGCTTTACTTTAATAGAAATTCTCATCGTTTTACTGATTATGGCCATCTTAGGAACCATTATTCTTAGTCTTGTAAAGACTTCTCAAAACTTATACCAAAACATCTATAAGGATGCAGATGCTGAGATGGAAGCAAGGATTGCCCTCTCTTATGTAATGGTAAAGATTAGACAAAATGATGTGAAAGATGGTATTGAAGTAGATGATAAAAATAACAAAATTATTATAAAAGAATCAAAAATAGATAAAACAAAAAATGATTATGAAATTTATTTTGAATTAGATACAGCTCCTGCTAAGGGAGGATATTTAAAGGAAAAACAAGGTGGAAAGGTACAAGATATTGCAAAGATTCAAAGCTTTACTATTTCAGAAAGTAAAAAAGAAGAAACGGATACTTCTCGAGGGGTATCTATAAACAAGATCAAAGAAAGAATGATTACGGCTACTGTTACCTATAAAGATAAATTTGAAAATATAAAGACATTAACAGAAAATTATACAATTCGATGTATTAATTGA
- a CDS encoding prepilin-type N-terminal cleavage/methylation domain-containing protein — MNQRGYSLIELIIVIVLIGILASTIIPRVNKFQQKNKQLELKAYTKVLKKTMRQYYALEGKYPDDLMDLKGKGYKIIIDTNQYKYAYDPTNPNDLTVEYK, encoded by the coding sequence ATGAATCAAAGAGGATATTCCCTGATAGAATTGATTATTGTTATTGTGTTGATAGGTATTTTAGCATCTACTATTATCCCAAGGGTCAATAAATTTCAACAAAAAAATAAACAACTAGAATTAAAAGCATATACAAAAGTCCTAAAAAAAACTATGAGACAATATTATGCCCTTGAAGGAAAATACCCAGATGATTTAATGGATTTAAAGGGAAAGGGGTATAAAATTATTATAGATACAAATCAATATAAATATGCTTATGATCCTACTAACCCTAATGATTTAACAGTAGAATACAAATAA
- a CDS encoding prepilin peptidase, with amino-acid sequence MITLFIFTIGIVIGSFLNVCIYRIPKEESIIFPPSHCPCCNERLKPLDLIPIFSYIFLKGRCRYCGSGFSPRYALVEFLTGIVYVSIFKKYGLGVEFVAFTYLMTLLIIVFFIDYDHMIIPDVVVIAGLVGGVILIIYNYIYPISFYESPLSPIIGAFTGSGFLVLVSIVGMVAYKSDEVMGMGDVKIFFPIGIFLGWKMTLIALSMAVLTASISSIILIGLKYKDRKSMIPFGPFIVIGTFITILWGQELFDLWYQFTFGSY; translated from the coding sequence ATGATCACCTTATTTATTTTCACCATAGGCATTGTCATAGGTTCTTTTCTCAATGTTTGTATTTACAGAATTCCAAAGGAAGAGTCTATCATATTTCCTCCTTCTCATTGCCCTTGTTGCAATGAAAGATTAAAACCATTAGATTTAATCCCTATTTTTAGCTATATCTTTTTAAAAGGGCGATGTAGGTATTGTGGGAGTGGATTTTCGCCAAGATATGCTTTGGTAGAGTTTTTAACGGGAATTGTATATGTATCCATTTTCAAAAAATATGGTTTAGGGGTAGAGTTTGTTGCTTTTACGTATCTTATGACTTTATTGATTATTGTATTTTTTATTGATTATGACCATATGATTATTCCTGATGTAGTGGTGATTGCAGGATTAGTTGGAGGGGTTATACTAATTATTTACAATTATATCTATCCTATAAGCTTTTATGAAAGTCCTTTAAGTCCTATCATAGGTGCTTTTACAGGATCAGGATTTTTGGTGTTAGTGTCTATTGTAGGGATGGTTGCTTATAAAAGTGATGAAGTTATGGGTATGGGAGATGTGAAGATCTTTTTCCCAATAGGAATTTTTTTAGGATGGAAGATGACCCTTATTGCCTTATCAATGGCAGTTTTAACAGCTTCTATTAGCAGTATCATTTTGATAGGATTAAAATACAAAGACCGAAAAAGTATGATTCCATTTGGACCTTTTATTGTAATAGGAACCTTTATAACGATTTTGTGGGGACAAGAGTTGTTTGATTTATGGTATCAATTTACCTTTGGAAGTTATTAA
- a CDS encoding DUF2572 family protein gives MKRIWKKSEKGSSIILVLIVIIILLTLGTMALSISIGNLKLGQKSRAWKEEYYDLDKVAEEELEVIDFALSVAETASIRYMKYELYNKNVVSSTLVNKMIQLEDEAVLKNMVDKRTKNAPKISSTKAQLDKIRELGLDLKSNQTFIHDQWIKDVENKSKSGSSKLDPEKYNKHMDEFFEKAFPRVYYYFAIKALDNLSTSIFKRANVNGKTMEYKIELVENNTSKYRNFSGDWNRDAINEDDVQFKITVKDSEGKQLFVKANVIHPVYSAQTIEKSTIIYGNPIWTNAIMAAGNIRFNSGATIMGDVFSGNDKNNNAKFTVAANGIVDVYGNVYTKGDVSVDATGGTLNIHRYEPSMDLDYKKNYIFPSKYYIDKKISIMDDDNKNKLQGLYPYDMPLIYPDGDTGGNLYCNNLFLEGSYNNNIIFVENNVTTKGFVKNKAGVGSEINVGGNYIGITSGDYYNEGSVVYNEGEGSIHLGEKFIIPGQISGTNRSLSDKKIEKKIKDLRLYGNSDAYGLFISDKKHELFDNQRNVKGINSGVVSNYGKDLGGYAKCAIFIDKNSVTKLMDNNNINSSVNNEAAYKGKIKFLKEIFTMKTEHFGTKEKNIEDMVYEINLFDEDSKVLPQDESGIHFYNSNKILNFNSMKEPEGIIYCKGNLTITGGTFNGTIICKGNVTITGNPTIKYNESKIMDKIKTYSATRKFFEPGKMGKTIEYIWKNDINVNSRTCTSPQRHEIIEWREQS, from the coding sequence ATGAAGAGGATATGGAAGAAGAGCGAAAAGGGTTCTTCCATAATATTAGTATTGATTGTTATAATTATACTCTTAACATTAGGCACTATGGCCTTAAGCATAAGTATTGGAAACTTAAAATTAGGGCAAAAGAGTAGAGCTTGGAAGGAAGAATATTATGATTTGGATAAAGTAGCTGAAGAAGAATTAGAAGTAATTGATTTTGCTTTGTCAGTAGCAGAAACTGCATCCATAAGATATATGAAATATGAATTATATAATAAAAATGTAGTGTCTTCTACATTGGTAAACAAAATGATACAACTAGAAGATGAAGCTGTTCTTAAAAACATGGTAGACAAGAGAACAAAAAATGCTCCTAAAATATCAAGTACAAAAGCACAATTAGATAAAATAAGAGAATTAGGTCTTGACTTAAAAAGCAACCAAACATTTATTCACGATCAATGGATAAAGGATGTTGAAAATAAAAGCAAAAGTGGAAGTTCTAAGCTTGATCCAGAAAAGTATAATAAACATATGGATGAATTCTTTGAAAAAGCTTTTCCAAGAGTATATTATTATTTTGCCATAAAAGCTTTAGACAATTTGAGTACGTCAATATTTAAGAGAGCTAATGTAAATGGAAAAACAATGGAGTATAAGATTGAGCTTGTTGAAAATAATACAAGTAAATATAGAAATTTTTCAGGGGACTGGAATAGAGATGCTATCAATGAAGATGATGTACAATTCAAAATAACAGTAAAGGATAGTGAGGGAAAACAATTATTTGTAAAGGCAAATGTAATCCATCCTGTCTATAGTGCACAGACAATAGAAAAAAGTACGATTATTTATGGAAATCCTATATGGACGAATGCTATAATGGCAGCTGGAAATATAAGGTTTAATAGTGGTGCTACTATTATGGGTGATGTATTTTCTGGAAATGATAAAAACAATAATGCAAAGTTTACAGTTGCTGCTAATGGGATAGTAGATGTTTATGGAAATGTTTATACAAAAGGAGATGTTTCTGTAGATGCTACAGGTGGGACATTAAATATTCATAGGTATGAGCCGTCTATGGATTTAGATTACAAGAAAAACTATATATTTCCAAGCAAATATTATATAGATAAAAAGATATCTATTATGGATGATGATAATAAAAATAAGCTTCAAGGATTATATCCATATGATATGCCACTAATCTATCCTGATGGAGATACAGGAGGTAATCTATATTGTAATAATTTGTTTTTAGAAGGAAGTTATAATAATAATATAATATTTGTTGAAAATAATGTGACAACAAAAGGTTTTGTTAAAAATAAAGCTGGAGTAGGTTCTGAGATAAATGTTGGTGGAAACTATATAGGGATTACTTCTGGCGATTATTATAATGAAGGAAGTGTTGTTTATAATGAAGGAGAAGGGAGTATTCATTTAGGGGAAAAATTTATTATTCCAGGTCAAATTTCTGGTACAAATAGAAGTCTTTCTGATAAGAAAATAGAAAAAAAGATCAAAGATTTACGTTTATATGGTAATAGTGATGCATATGGACTTTTTATATCTGACAAGAAGCATGAGCTTTTTGATAATCAACGTAATGTAAAGGGCATAAATAGTGGAGTTGTATCGAATTATGGAAAAGATTTAGGAGGATATGCTAAGTGTGCAATATTTATAGACAAAAATAGTGTTACAAAATTAATGGATAATAATAATATTAATAGCAGTGTGAATAATGAAGCTGCGTATAAAGGTAAAATTAAATTTTTAAAAGAAATATTTACTATGAAAACAGAACACTTTGGAACAAAAGAAAAAAATATAGAAGATATGGTATATGAAATCAATCTTTTTGATGAAGATAGTAAAGTATTACCTCAAGACGAGAGTGGTATACATTTTTATAATTCCAATAAAATCCTGAACTTTAATAGTATGAAAGAACCAGAAGGAATTATCTACTGCAAAGGAAATTTAACTATTACAGGAGGAACATTTAATGGAACTATTATATGTAAAGGAAATGTAACTATTACAGGGAATCCTACGATCAAATATAATGAAAGTAAAATTATGGATAAAATAAAAACTTACAGTGCTACAAGAAAATTTTTTGAACCAGGGAAGATGGGAAAAACAATAGAATATATCTGGAAAAATGATATTAATGTGAATAGCAGAACTTGTACAAGTCCTCAAAGGCATGAAATCATAGAATGGAGAGAGCAATCATGA
- a CDS encoding type IV pilus twitching motility protein PilT produces MNWSRPYTERIDSRNLQEILEYAHGKGSTDIHLIVDSKPVIRVHKSLEDIEDAEMITPEISKTLADSCMSESHKKILEEAGEVDFSFSVGDFGRYRANIFRQKGNYSIALRAIPVDIPNFDNLKLPSAIRSFANKHMGLVLVTGATGSGKSTTLASLLDIINQERRAHIITIEDPIEYVHVHKKCRVNQREIGGDTKSFATALRASLREDPDIILVGEMRDPETISTALTAAETGHLVFSTLHTIGAAKTIDRIIDSFPTGQQNQVRSQLATVLNGVVSQQLIPKMDGTGITAACEVMIANGAIRNLIRENKPHQINSIIQTSHDTGMQSMDYHLSQLVQQGMISKEAALERAQDEQSLSNLLMPRW; encoded by the coding sequence ATGAATTGGTCAAGACCGTACACGGAAAGGATTGATAGTAGAAATCTACAAGAGATTTTAGAATATGCTCATGGTAAAGGCTCTACGGATATTCATTTGATTGTAGATTCAAAGCCAGTCATCAGAGTCCATAAGTCCTTAGAGGATATAGAAGATGCAGAAATGATTACACCAGAGATCTCTAAGACCTTAGCAGATTCTTGTATGAGTGAAAGTCATAAAAAAATATTAGAAGAAGCAGGAGAAGTGGACTTTTCCTTTTCTGTAGGAGACTTTGGAAGATACAGGGCCAACATATTTAGACAAAAGGGAAATTATTCTATTGCCTTAAGAGCTATTCCTGTAGATATTCCAAATTTTGATAATCTGAAATTACCTTCTGCAATAAGATCATTTGCCAATAAGCATATGGGATTAGTTTTAGTAACAGGAGCTACAGGAAGTGGTAAATCTACTACGCTAGCAAGTTTACTGGATATTATCAATCAAGAGAGAAGAGCACATATTATTACCATTGAAGACCCTATAGAATATGTTCATGTGCACAAAAAATGTAGAGTCAATCAAAGAGAAATAGGAGGAGATACAAAATCCTTCGCAACCGCATTAAGAGCATCATTGAGGGAAGATCCAGATATCATATTAGTAGGAGAGATGAGGGACCCTGAAACCATATCCACTGCACTAACAGCAGCAGAAACAGGTCACTTAGTTTTTTCTACCCTACATACAATAGGAGCTGCAAAGACCATAGATAGGATTATTGACTCATTTCCTACAGGACAGCAAAATCAAGTACGAAGTCAGTTGGCTACTGTACTCAATGGCGTTGTATCCCAGCAGCTTATTCCTAAGATGGATGGAACAGGTATCACTGCTGCCTGTGAAGTGATGATTGCCAATGGAGCTATTAGAAACCTTATTCGTGAAAATAAGCCCCATCAAATCAATAGTATCATTCAGACAAGCCATGATACAGGCATGCAGTCTATGGATTATCATCTATCACAATTGGTACAGCAGGGAATGATTTCAAAAGAAGCTGCTCTTGAACGTGCCCAAGATGAACAAAGTTTATCCAATCTGTTGATGCCGAGGTGGTAA
- a CDS encoding type II secretion system protein, which translates to MIQKLMKKKKSQKGFTLIELIIVIAILGILATVLLPKFTGFTDKARGATAMADAKNLATAVEALMAEGKKPNATAGTAVSAANSKSFKDIDVMHYVGKNLNGDLNLVATAVAAAGSTGAKSVGDFTYIKEVDGKYYTVTYHTDTGKFDDVVASDTAPTGYALTKY; encoded by the coding sequence GTGATACAAAAACTAATGAAAAAGAAAAAAAGTCAAAAAGGTTTTACATTGATTGAATTGATTATTGTTATTGCAATATTAGGAATTTTAGCTACTGTATTATTACCTAAGTTTACTGGATTTACAGATAAGGCAAGAGGTGCTACAGCAATGGCAGATGCTAAAAATCTTGCAACAGCTGTAGAAGCGTTAATGGCAGAAGGAAAAAAACCTAATGCAACAGCTGGGACAGCTGTAAGTGCAGCTAATTCTAAAAGTTTTAAGGATATAGATGTAATGCATTACGTTGGTAAAAATCTTAACGGAGACTTGAATTTAGTAGCAACAGCTGTAGCTGCTGCAGGTTCTACTGGAGCTAAATCGGTTGGGGATTTTACGTATATAAAAGAAGTAGATGGTAAATATTATACAGTTACATATCACACAGATACAGGTAAATTTGATGATGTTGTTGCTTCTGATACAGCACCTACGGGCTATGCATTAACAAAATATTAA
- the pilM gene encoding pilus assembly protein PilM, which produces MAKEKILGIDVGSRNIKMALINQDKKTKNIIDTAVIPIPEEIVTMEETQRLEKIAQLIKGGIADRNIKVKKISFSINSPQVVVRSFQLPPIKKKEIHEAILMDLSKTFQDITNTHAISYKVYQHTKEGVEGMVAFCPKKLVEGYVYLSSLIGISAKYVDVNANSITKAYKTFISHAKPDENVILVDIGATYSQVNVIEKDRLILSRTIACGGGSIDKAVSKHLNISLEQAEKDKFNKFMEYELHGYDAEGYIKRGYSPIVQEINQTIAFYSQKKKDAKIDRILLIGGGSLLYGMEEYLKEGFSVPASTIKPTDNNAAYIKEFPSLLPAIGAALREDS; this is translated from the coding sequence ATGGCTAAAGAAAAAATCTTAGGAATAGATGTAGGTTCAAGAAATATCAAAATGGCATTGATCAATCAAGATAAAAAAACAAAAAATATTATAGATACAGCAGTAATCCCTATTCCTGAAGAAATTGTTACTATGGAAGAAACCCAAAGATTAGAAAAGATTGCCCAGCTCATTAAAGGTGGAATTGCAGATAGAAATATAAAAGTAAAAAAGATTTCTTTTTCCATCAATTCTCCTCAAGTAGTTGTGAGGAGTTTTCAATTGCCACCTATAAAGAAAAAAGAAATTCATGAAGCCATTCTAATGGATTTATCTAAAACTTTTCAAGATATTACAAATACCCATGCGATTAGCTATAAAGTTTATCAACATACAAAAGAAGGGGTAGAGGGAATGGTAGCCTTTTGTCCTAAAAAGTTAGTGGAAGGCTATGTTTATTTATCAAGTTTGATAGGAATATCAGCAAAATATGTAGATGTAAATGCTAATAGTATTACAAAAGCTTATAAAACATTTATTAGTCATGCAAAACCTGATGAAAATGTAATATTAGTAGATATTGGGGCTACGTATTCACAGGTAAATGTGATTGAGAAAGATCGATTGATTCTCAGTAGGACCATAGCTTGTGGAGGAGGGTCTATTGACAAAGCCGTTTCTAAACATTTAAATATTTCTCTTGAGCAAGCAGAAAAGGATAAATTCAATAAATTTATGGAGTATGAGCTTCATGGGTATGATGCTGAAGGATATATCAAAAGAGGATATAGTCCTATTGTGCAGGAGATTAATCAAACAATTGCTTTTTACAGTCAAAAAAAGAAGGATGCAAAGATTGATCGGATTTTACTCATAGGAGGCGGAAGTCTTTTATATGGAATGGAAGAATATTTAAAAGAAGGTTTTAGTGTACCAGCCTCAACCATTAAGCCTACAGATAATAATGCGGCATATATAAAAGAGTTTCCTAGCTTATTACCTGCTATAGGGGCTGCTTTGAGGGAGGATTCATAG
- a CDS encoding PilN domain-containing protein, whose protein sequence is MRDINLLDTHVKTSGNSNHKNLWIIIVCILMILLGSAYAFLEYSLYKMDQEKTEIDSLIQQKSVVEETKEEIRTKTQKIEAMSTIIDTASRNAVINTKMFQVLAANMPASIFLSDYSFNDDGQINLMGESSDNDSMAFFIYKLKQTNLFEDVRIKSIQNNKNEETNQENYNFVIDTKVILDLEEAQ, encoded by the coding sequence ATGAGGGATATTAACTTATTAGATACCCATGTAAAGACTAGTGGGAATAGCAATCATAAAAATTTATGGATTATTATCGTATGTATCCTTATGATTCTTTTAGGAAGTGCTTATGCCTTTTTAGAATATAGTTTATACAAGATGGATCAAGAAAAGACTGAAATAGATAGTTTGATTCAACAAAAGTCTGTAGTAGAAGAAACAAAGGAAGAGATTAGAACAAAGACACAAAAAATTGAAGCTATGAGTACGATTATTGATACAGCATCAAGAAATGCAGTGATCAATACAAAGATGTTTCAAGTACTAGCTGCTAATATGCCTGCTTCTATTTTTTTATCGGATTATTCCTTTAATGATGATGGACAAATCAATCTTATGGGAGAATCTAGTGATAATGATAGTATGGCTTTTTTTATCTATAAGCTAAAGCAGACCAATTTATTTGAAGATGTAAGGATCAAAAGTATTCAAAATAACAAAAATGAAGAAACCAATCAAGAGAATTATAACTTCGTCATTGATACAAAAGTTATTCTTGATTTAGAAGAAGCTCAGTAA
- a CDS encoding type II secretion system F family protein has product MATFQYTAKNLQGEIISGIYEGDSIEALKREMYQKGYIVTKTSKEAQGMKIDNLFGKPNAKDFAIFCRQFSVILNSGLTLIEAMLILTQQTKKKKFKEILKNIHEELQKGKMFSNTLKEYRDTFPEFFINMIQVGEASGTLDEVLNRLAENYEKEYKMRKKIKAASMYPVMVVFVAVAVVTLLMVKVVPMFSEMLGEMGGEVPFLTKLVVMVSDFLINHLGLMFLGGFFGVIGLIYYYKTERGRYVFDDLKLKTPIIKNLFIKIVTAKFANSMGMLLKSGIPIIQAVDIISNLIGNRVLEERFKVCQEDIKGGRGISTSLRKIEIFPPLLFHMITVGEKTGELDDMLMRTSVFFEEEVEEAIEQMITMIEPMLIIGLGGVVAVIILAVMLPMVEILQNIG; this is encoded by the coding sequence ATGGCTACCTTTCAATATACAGCGAAAAATTTGCAAGGAGAAATCATTTCAGGTATTTATGAAGGAGATAGTATAGAAGCTTTAAAGCGTGAAATGTACCAAAAGGGTTACATTGTAACAAAGACTAGTAAAGAAGCACAAGGAATGAAAATAGATAATTTATTTGGAAAACCAAATGCCAAGGATTTTGCCATCTTTTGTAGACAGTTTTCCGTTATTTTAAATTCAGGACTAACCTTGATTGAAGCTATGCTCATTTTGACCCAGCAGACGAAGAAGAAAAAGTTTAAGGAAATACTCAAAAATATTCATGAAGAGCTACAAAAGGGAAAGATGTTTTCAAATACCTTGAAAGAGTATAGGGATACTTTTCCAGAGTTTTTTATCAACATGATTCAAGTAGGTGAAGCAAGTGGTACATTAGATGAAGTTTTAAATAGACTTGCTGAGAATTATGAAAAAGAATACAAGATGAGGAAAAAGATAAAAGCAGCTTCTATGTATCCTGTGATGGTTGTTTTTGTAGCTGTAGCTGTTGTAACGCTTTTGATGGTAAAAGTTGTCCCTATGTTTTCAGAGATGCTTGGGGAAATGGGAGGAGAAGTTCCATTTTTAACAAAACTTGTTGTAATGGTCAGTGATTTTCTTATCAATCATTTAGGACTTATGTTTTTAGGTGGTTTCTTTGGAGTAATAGGACTCATTTATTATTATAAAACAGAAAGAGGAAGATATGTTTTTGATGATTTGAAATTAAAAACACCTATTATCAAAAACTTATTTATAAAAATTGTAACTGCTAAATTTGCAAATAGCATGGGAATGCTTTTAAAAAGTGGTATTCCAATCATCCAAGCGGTGGACATTATTTCTAATCTTATTGGAAACCGTGTATTAGAAGAAAGGTTCAAGGTATGTCAAGAGGATATTAAAGGAGGTCGGGGGATTTCTACTTCCCTTAGGAAAATAGAAATATTCCCACCCCTACTATTTCATATGATTACTGTTGGAGAGAAAACAGGAGAACTAGATGACATGCTCATGAGAACCTCTGTCTTCTTTGAAGAGGAGGTGGAAGAAGCAATAGAACAAATGATTACTATGATTGAGCCTATGCTCATCATAGGTCTTGGAGGAGTTGTAGCAGTAATTATCCTTGCTGTAATGCTTCCAATGGTAGAAATATTACAAAATATTGGTTAA
- a CDS encoding type IV pilus modification PilV family protein: MLKNNKGFTLLEVIIAITILAMVVGTLLRSFAFSAKLNKRAYDTDMANALALSEAEKIKKDCAMYMVGKTKETKYFYLNESGNKIKTTKNNEASIIEEKTTGTKYFDIQWNEVLDKDSEDVKFVMEIVVNNTNTQNIITSYSENTYMDDHHVHLMVEKYRTLIGIITGNDTPSSSRNREYHMDVDSYTSEISLDTMKEIMKNWKAKVNSKEKTTKKRITFSELKNTLREAVGTKDGSYAQNNNYGVGKRKPRYWPIHNKEYTAESIDKLKAEDAVPIRFLFPEESMPKNRKYRVYIVNLIDKDINFYVEYSRDGNRKSVHDMNQVDVENPMKYLVDSAYLFDTNESKFGNVNIMKTNFFQNNDKDTYSVDVIVKRKDKNEIIGSYHTGKFKLYEIR; this comes from the coding sequence ATGCTTAAAAACAACAAAGGATTTACCCTCCTTGAAGTGATCATCGCCATCACCATTTTAGCCATGGTTGTAGGAACTCTCCTTCGATCCTTTGCCTTTTCTGCAAAGTTAAATAAACGTGCCTATGATACGGATATGGCAAATGCACTAGCGTTGAGTGAGGCAGAGAAGATTAAGAAAGATTGTGCAATGTATATGGTAGGGAAGACGAAAGAGACGAAGTATTTTTATCTAAATGAATCTGGGAATAAGATAAAAACAACAAAGAATAATGAAGCAAGTATTATAGAAGAGAAAACAACAGGTACTAAGTATTTTGATATTCAATGGAATGAAGTATTAGATAAGGATAGTGAAGATGTGAAATTTGTTATGGAGATAGTGGTAAATAATACAAATACGCAAAATATAATAACTAGTTATTCAGAAAATACATATATGGATGATCACCATGTGCATTTGATGGTTGAGAAGTATAGAACTTTAATTGGTATTATTACAGGGAATGATACGCCATCATCTAGTAGAAATAGAGAATATCATATGGATGTGGATTCTTATACTAGTGAGATTAGTCTAGACACTATGAAAGAAATTATGAAGAATTGGAAAGCAAAAGTGAATAGCAAGGAAAAAACTACAAAGAAAAGAATAACATTTTCTGAATTAAAAAATACCTTGAGAGAGGCTGTAGGAACTAAAGATGGGAGTTATGCACAGAACAATAATTATGGAGTTGGAAAACGAAAGCCTAGGTATTGGCCTATACATAATAAGGAATATACAGCAGAATCTATTGATAAATTGAAGGCAGAAGATGCTGTTCCTATAAGATTTTTATTTCCAGAAGAGTCAATGCCTAAGAATAGAAAGTATAGAGTATATATAGTCAATTTAATTGATAAGGATATTAATTTCTATGTAGAATATTCAAGAGATGGAAATCGAAAGAGTGTCCATGATATGAATCAAGTAGATGTAGAAAATCCCATGAAATATTTAGTGGATTCAGCATATTTATTTGATACAAATGAAAGTAAATTTGGGAATGTAAACATAATGAAAACCAATTTTTTTCAAAATAATGATAAGGATACATATAGTGTTGATGTGATTGTAAAGAGAAAAGATAAAAATGAAATTATAGGAAGCTATCATACAGGAAAGTTTAAATTGTATGAGATACGATAA